TGTGGCTTTCAGCTTTTGTTGGTGCTAGTGCTTCTGAGCGACAGGCAAACTCTCCTTCTCAGGGAAGGGCACAAGGAGTGACATGCAGCTTTGAGGGAAGAAGCGCGGGTTTAAGTGCTGTGTGTTTCTAGGAAGGTCAACAATcttgcttctccttcccctcataTTGCAGACACTGATGAGCTCATTAATGTAAatcaatggataaataaataaataattcattttatttacaggCTTGCAGGAAAGCTGGCATGGGCTGCTCCTTTTGGTCTGCTTCACTTCAGGAAGGGCTTCCTGGAGCTGCGGCTGGGGCTCAGTCAGTAGAGTGCCCTGCCCAGCAAGCATAAAGCCTTGGGTTTAATCCCCAACAAAATATAAACCAGGTGTGAGGGTACAtgtctctaatctcagcacttggaaataGAGGCAGGATAATCAGGAATTCTATGCCACCCTCGGCTACACATTGAGTTCCATGAAACCTTGTCAGAAGCAAAACCAGAATGAGTGAATTCTCTGGGACAGCATGGGCTGGGCTCGACATTAGCCCTGGTTCATCCTGAATTCTTGTCTCCTTTTTCTCCACCTTCCTCAGGTCCAAAATGGTCtggctgtgatgtgtgtgtgtgtgtgtaaacatctgtgttctcTATTTCAGGTCCTCATCAAGTCAAGATGAAATTCCCTCTACTTCTGGCTCTTCTAGTCGGGGGAGCATTCGCTCTTCATCTAAGTAAGTCGTTACCTtaggtctttctctctctctcttgttcctgtGTGTAGTAGATGAGATCTGAGTCACATAGCCAGTGCCATCCCTTATCCTTCTCGATTTCAGAATCCCTGTACACCATCAGAGCAGGGACTCTGCAAGACTCCCAAGAGCATCTGTTATGTCTGTAGCCTTGACTCTAGTGTGGCATTTCCAGTTTTGTCCTTTCTACCTAATGCTAATGTCCTTCGCAGTAACACGGCttctttttactttgagtttACTGAGCATTTTCTCAGCACTTTATGTCCTTTAATCCCCAGAGCACCCTCATGAAGTACTGGGGATTGTGTGCTAATTTCACAAACAAATAAAGCTGGCAGTTGCTGGGTCCAGGACCCCAACCCACAAAGACTGGACTCAAAGCTATAGTGTTTAGTGATCTTGACCTTATGTGTGAAGTGGGGTGTCTCCTCGTGGAGATGTGGCTGTCGGTTCCTTTCTAGGTAGGGTTGTGCACACTGGTgttcaggaagcagggaaggaaatgCCTGAAACACTTAAACTTTCTACTTTCCAGGCTCTGAAGCTTCTGACTCCAAAAGCCCACTGGTGGATGAGAGCTTGCCTCGGGAAGCAGAGATATTAAGACCGGAAGTAGAAGAATGCCCTCCTGGGGAACAGCTAATgtccctggaggaggaggaggaagaagaaggttcTGGAAGTGAAGGTGCTCCTGGAGATGAAGGAGCTGTCTCAGGTCAGGATGTGACAGATGAGAACCTTCAGTGCCCCAAGGAGGAAGACACAACGAGTCTGATGGGTGACTCTGGATTCAAGACCGGTCGCTACCTCCTAGTCAGGAGGCCTGAGTGCTTTAACAAAGCTCAGGTAAGCGGCCTGTGGCTGGGAGCAGGGACAGACAGGGGACATATCTCCATCTGCCAGGGATGCTGGGTGGGGAGAGGGTCATGTACTGTACTTTGTTCTACTGTCTTCTGATGGCTgaagctggggagggggaggggaaagagtaagaagaaagggcagagggtgggagggaggaagggactgggTTTTGGAGGCTCAGAGACCATGTGAATTCCTAGTAGGAGAGGgacattcttcttcctcttttgttttattctacagTTGGTCTGCCGGAGCTGCTACCGGGGCACCCTTGCCTCCATCCACAGTTTCAGTGTTAACTTCCGAATCCAGTCCTTTGTCAGGGGAATCAACCAGGGTCAAGTCTGGATTGGAGGCAGGATTGTGGGCTGGGTACGTAGAATACCAGACCTGAATGGCCCTTGTAATCTCACCTAATATCTACCTTGCTGCAGCTTTATCTGTATTTCCCCTTCACTATCCCCTAAAGAGCTGGAGACAGAAGGCCACCAGGGGAAAGACACTGAGGTGGCACCAAGGGTTAGAATTAGGTTTGACTCCAAGTACCTCCCAGTTTTTCTATCTTTGTGGTCTGGGGACTGTGTCCTCACCTGTTGCTTTCCCTGCCCCATTTCTGGTTTGTGATATAAGAATGATCATGTCACAGAGATGAGGAGAATGGGGTGGTGATGATGACTGTGGACCGTTAGTTCATCTGCCCAGTATCTATGATAGTCCTGTGGTCAAGGATGTCAGGAGGCGTTAACAGGGACAatgctggctctgcctctcccttcccctatGTACGCCTTTGCTTCCTACCTTCTCTAGGGTCGCTGCAAACGCTTCCGATGGATTGATGGAAGCTCTTGGAATTTTGCATACTGGGCTGCTGGGCAGCCTCGCCGCGGCGGTGGCAGATGTGTGACCCTGTGTACCCGAGGTGAGGCTGGCTATAGATGAATGAAGGGAAGGCCAAGAGAAGAGTGGCAGGAAGTGAGCCTGGCTACTCAGGGAGACACTTTCTAGGTTCTTAGCTGAGGTGTAAGGTGGTGGGAACAAGGACCTTCCTGGTATCATATGAGGGGAGACAAGGGGCTCAAGCTCTCCTATTCTCTCTCCACAGGAGGCCACTGGCGCCGATCTGGCTGTGGCAAGAGACGCCCCTTCATCTGTGCATATTAAGCTGGTCCCAGCTGGGAGTTCAAATTCATCCTCTCCTGGGTAACTGCCTCTTCTTTCCTGCGAGATGTCCCTCGTCTTTCACCTCCCTAAAATAAAGCCGCTTTACTTAAACAGATTCCCTTTTTCCTGTGATCATTGGTCTCGCTATCTCATTTTGAGTGTTCGGCTTCATCATCTCATTCCCCTGCACACTTTTTATGAAGGAGCCACAACGTTATCACTCTTCGAGGAGTGACTGTGCATTGGGGTCCAAGAAGCATTCTGACAATAGAGAAATGAGTGCAGATGTCTCTTAAGTGCTCACGGAAGACCCAATTACATAGTATATGTAGATCAGGTATTGTCAGGACCCCACCAACAGCTTCCAGACATGTGAAGGTTTTGGGACTCTCATCTACCCTGGCTCTTTGTTTCCACTGTTAGTTGCTTTTCCTGTAGCCGGTGACACAATACCTTATTTGAGTTCACAGGTCAAAGAGACAGCTTATTTGAGTTCACAGGTCAAAGGTGCTGTCTATCATGGTAGGGAAGTCCTGGTAGAGGGACTCAACACAGGTGGCTACATTGTATCCATGGGAGGTGGCTACATTGTCTCCATACTTaggaaacagagaaatgaatgtttGTGCAGGGCTAGCTTCTTTCAAACACAATCCAGGATCCAAACCCAGGGAAAGGTGGGTCTTTGCACCTCCGTTAACACCATCAGGATAATTCCTCCCAGGCATgaccagaggtttgtctcctaggaaACTGAAGAGCCTATGAAGTTAACAATCAATATCAACCATCACACATATTAAACAGAACAAACACACAATGTGTACTAGGCACCATTTCTCTGTTATCTACAAAGCTGGATGACACTACAGCGTATATTTTATTGGCTGCTTGCCTCTTCCCAGAtgaatcctctcttcctctagCAATGTTTCTGCACTTCCCCAAATTAACTACAGGACATGTACTCAAATCCTTATCTCAGGCTCTGTTTTGGAGAAAACCCAATATTAAATTCTTTATTATGAGTCAGACCTTCAATGAGGCCTGGAGATATAAgacacagggtgtgtgtgtgtgtgtgtgtgtgtgtgtgtgtgtgtgggttgttaCCTCTTACTGAGCATTCACCAGCTGTGGCAAGTGCCGTGCATAGCTCACACTATCCCACCAATCACTATTATCCCTGACATGCAGAAACAGGCTCAGAGAAGTTACACATGCATGAAAGACTTGCGCAAGCCAGAACATCTGGATGTTCCAGATACCGAGATTTGACTTTTTTAACTCCAAAGCCTGCTCCTTTATCCATTGCGTTTCCATGCTTGGAAGTTCTGACTGATGTCCCTCACTCAGGTCTTCAACCTTGAGGCACAAAACTCAACCCATCTAGAGCCAAAGAAGCCCAGTTAAAGATGGGGATGAACAACTCTAATATTACCAGGGAGATAAGCAGAATGAAAGAACCCCTTTCTTTCAAGTATTCTCCAATGGTCCAGGGTCCTGGGGAGGCAAATGATCTGCGAGTTTTTGAGTGACTCAGAGAAGGGGCTCTATCTGCTCTAGGTTAGTTTCTCACCTCGCCGAGAAAGAGGCAGCCACAGTTTGGTCCATGTCAGCTGCTGGCTTTATACAAGGTAAACTTTGGAGATCCACGCCTTTGGGTCTGTGGCGGGTGCTGTAGGGAAATAGCTGAGGCGGAGCTGATTCAAGAGCTCTCGCGGATGCTATCGTCTGCTGTGGCACAGATTAATTTTTGTATTAATAGTAACAATACAGATGATGAAGGACTGGGACCATGACTCCATGGTAGTGCAGCTGCCTAGCATAGATGAAATTCTGAACAGGATTTGAGCACGGAAATAAGTGGACAGCTAAGTAAACGTGTGAATAAGACAAGGCATGCCCCGCACTCTGGGCATTTACTACATTCTGGACTCCAGGCTGGGAGGGAgacttttgtcttgctttttggTAATCGCTCTCTTAGTGGGCTTTGTAACTCCTGCTCCATGAAGGTCTCTTTAGaggatactgaggcaggaggaagctCCAGGGTACTTGACTATGTTCTGCACGTAGGTCTGACTGTGGTTGCATACATGCCATCACTATAGTTTTCCTGCTCAGTTCGCTCCCAGATGCTTCAGGTGTCCTTGTCTGTGAATAAGCAATGGACTATacttctcaggaggctgagctcCTATACACTGCTTTGACCTTGTGATTTCATTACTTATCACAATGATGGAAAGAGAATCATTCTTTCGGTACAATGGGGTTGGACTGAGTTTTAGGACAAGATGAAGATCAAGATACCCATATGAATGACGAATACATTACTAATTCACAAAACTCTCTTTTAGAGTAAAGTGGGTCCGAGGATGTGGCAtgattggtaaagtgcttgcctagcatgcatgaagctcttGGTTCTATTTCCAACCCAGGAGGAACTTCAAGATAATCATCAGccacatggtgagtttgaggccagcctgagcaacataaGATCctgcttcaagaaaaaaaaagtaaaactcatgaaataaacaaaataaatagactGGTTTTGTATCCCAAGAGGTAGCTTGTGTGAGCATTTTTTCTTTCTAGCAAAATGCTAATGATGTTTTGTGCAGCAGAGGTCATTCTTTGGGATGGAGTGCCCAGAGCTGCTCCACTACAAAAAGCACAGCATAGGGAAGCCCAGCCTCCTGAGCAAGAGCAGCTCATCACCCATTCACTGACACGTGAAGCTTGAAGTGCTTCCTCTCACAAGGACATCCCAGCTCTACATGCCAGGAAATTCTCTGATGGCTCTGCCCCAGCTGCTTTCTTTAGAGGAGTGAttttcagccttcctaatgctgtaaccctttaatacagttcctcagattgtggtgacccccaaccttaAAATTACTTCATTACAACTTcatataattttgctactgtttgaaTCATAACATAAGcctctgatatgcaggatatctgatatgggatCACAGTGAAAGGGTTATTTCACCTCCAAAGAAGTTGTGACCCTCAGCTTGAGAACCGCAGCTATAGAGGAGGATCTTATCACTGTCCTTTTTGCAGGGGCTGCTTCTTGTGATTTCATTACATATCATGATGCTTGCTTTTCATCCTCATGAGGCTTATCCTTTGGGTAAAATGGGGTTGGACTGAGTCTTGGGACAAGAGCTTGATTTAGAAATCGTTTGAACATAGATGAAAACACTGGTCCTGAGACTTAGAAGCATTGTGCATTGGCTAGATTGTCAGGGTAACACATTTGAATGTGAACAATGACTTTTGAGCTGTGAGAATGGGAACAGtcatttatttctataatattcTTTAAGTAAATTTGTAAACATAAGGTGGCAATATTCAATTTGTGGGATGATTTGTTAGGATTACATATGAAAGTAgtgattgtaaaaaaaaaatcttatggaAACATAGTGACTGGTGTGGAGCAAAACTTCAAAAATGTTACTTCCTGTTTTCAATTAGAAAGGAGTCACTGAACAGTGGCAAGGTTATTGAAGCATCAGAATGTCTTTTGCCAGGATTTGAGTGCAAGAAAAACTTGATctacatgaatgaatgagtgaatgaatgaatgagatggGCTGGATAAGAGAGAATCCATGAGAAGTTTGCCATGGGGTGGGTGAGAGGCATAGAATCCTGGACTTTGGCTGGTCTCTGACTTGCCAAGGGATTTTGGGTAACTTCTTTAGACATGTGGGGATTTGTAAAGAGAAGCAATGTGTGCAAGGCTTATGGTGGTGCTGGCTCATGAGAATAGTAATCCTTGGGGCTCATCCCAGCTACCTAGTGAAATGACCCCGCTGTTTGGGACCCAGGGTGAAGGAGAAAAAATAGACAAGGGTATCTATGTTTCTCCTTTCCTCACTGGGGCAATCTCAAGCTTAAAAACTGTAGACCGAGTGTTGAGAGTACTGGAGTTGACCAACCTTCCCAGTGTCAGGTAGATAAGCGGGCAGTCTGGTTTGTTGGGTGGAGAGATAAGAGTCAAGACCGTTACTCTGCAATCAGGCCAGGAAGTGACCTCGCAGTCTCTTCTCCAATTGTAGGTCCCttgggagagcagaggaagacaAGGCATCCAGGCTATCTTGCTCTCTAGATGACCTGTGTCTGCCTTTTTGGAGATGTGGGCCAGTATATAAATAACAGGTTTACACTGTCCAACAGAACACCTCCAAACTGCATCACCCTCACTTCCAACAATCCACAGCTCAACCTGACAGGAAGACGTGACAAAGCCAGCGCCATACACTCACTGTTTTCTCTTTGGTCAACAGTGGATGAACTGGAGCTTGGTTGTTTAAATAAAACTAGTCATTGTGAATATATTTgcattaaatttcatttttagaagGTTTGTGCTAAAATattacttatatttaaatattgaaaaatttttTTAGTGCCTTCTTAAATTTGTGGTCTGAGATTAGCATTGCATTGCTTGATCCTAGTCCTAACCCTGGTAGTGTCAGAGGgctggtgggtgggtaggaagtgAGGGTGGGTAGGGCAAGGTGGTCCACAGATTGGTTGGAAGACTTAGCGCGGAGTTTTTCATCCCAGTTCCTACTTTTTAGCCAGCCCTGGAGGTATGTCTAGAGGTCAGACGAAGTGATAAAGTCTAGGCCAGTGGTCTCCAAGTGACCCAGAGAACATTAGGAAATGGAATCTGTGGAAATGGTTgcaattccttctctctctctccttccccaccccttgtgtgtgtgagcatcaaACATCTAATGGATATGGACAAACAGTGCTATTAAACTGTTTAGATAGTGCATAGGGCAACCCCCACAACTGATCTGTGGTCCTAAGTATTAAGAGCAAAGTTTTGAGAAACAATGCAGATCCACAGTACAGAAGAAACCGTATGCATATTGAAGATGAGAACTGGAAAGGACTTGGTTTGTGAAGAGGgaagaaggtgggggtggggtgggggaagaaagatggagggatggagggagggagagagagaatgtttagGACTTAGAAATCTCTGCCCCCTGACTTCTTATGAATcgtagttagggtttttattgctgtgatggaacaccatgatcaaaagcaacttggagaggaatgGCTTATTTCACCCACACGTCCATATaactgttcatcattgaaagcTGTtaaggcaggaattcaaacagggcaggaagctggtgcagaggccatggaggaatgctgcttactggctttcacATCATAGCTTCTGCAGCCAGATTTCTTATAGAACTTggcaccaccagcccagggatggcagcacccacaatgggctaggccctccatATCAATCACTATGTAAAAAAGGCCCTGTAAttttgcctacagcctgatcttacagagccttattttttctagtttaagttctctcctctcagacaTAGAAGACTAGGCAGGACGTCAGGTGAGCTTGGTGAACGTTCCTCCTCTGAATCCTATTGTTTCCGTCTGTGAAGCCGGGAAATCCTACAGTTTCAGTGGGAACAGGTGAAGGTAGGGGTCAGGGTTATGCTGCTTATGAAGTACCTCATGTGGATACTCAggctcccttctcctctccctccttcccttcatgGTTCTTAGCTACGCCCTGGGATCTGCATATCACTTCCTGGAATGACTTTGGAAGGGTGCTTGTGAATTAAGGGATATCTTTCAGGCTGGACACTTTAGGAACACTAATACTAATTACCTCTGGTTGATAGGCATGATGTTACACATGCCTCTGAAATAAACTGGTGGACATGGCTTCCATTTAGGGCCACAGGTCCCTGAAAGCAGCTCTCTGCCATGTTAGCAGACAGCAGGGTCTGGGGTGGAAAAACGGAAAGAACTTTTATCAGTTCTATTACCCCTAAGCTTAGCCTGGGGCAATCGCCCTGCCCCCCTTCCTACTTCCCCAAAACCACTGTATAAGGGCTGATTGTGGGG
The DNA window shown above is from Rattus rattus isolate New Zealand chromosome 5, Rrattus_CSIRO_v1, whole genome shotgun sequence and carries:
- the Prg2 gene encoding bone marrow proteoglycan; protein product: MKFPLLLALLVGGAFALHLSSEASDSKSPLVDESLPREAEILRPEVEECPPGEQLMSLEEEEEEEGSGSEGAPGDEGAVSGQDVTDENLQCPKEEDTTSLMGDSGFKTGRYLLVRRPECFNKAQLVCRSCYRGTLASIHSFSVNFRIQSFVRGINQGQVWIGGRIVGWGRCKRFRWIDGSSWNFAYWAAGQPRRGGGRCVTLCTRGGHWRRSGCGKRRPFICAY